From the Hymenobacter yonginensis genome, one window contains:
- a CDS encoding o-succinylbenzoate synthase, with protein sequence MLELQYSRRTLRFNFPARTSRGALTEHAAWYLHLTDTTRPGLLGLGEAAPLAGLSPDFRPDFEARLQALCAAFNQQRFSPDTDLEPVLALVEPEWPALRFGLETALLDLHHGGRRQLFSNPFSRGEAGVPINGLVWMGDAAFMRSQIRKKLTEGYSCLKLKIGSLDFATELQLLAEIRAEAGPDELTLRVDANGAFAPAEAPSKLEQLARYALHSIEQPIAAGQWAAMAEVCRHSPVPVALDEELIGVTDPARQAEMLHEIRPAYIILKPTLVGGLAASLAWWQLAEEQGISWWLTSALESNIGLNAVSQLAGEYALPGFPQGLGTGQLYHNNLAAPLHIRAGELTFDPAGSWELPQAGLLD encoded by the coding sequence ATGCTTGAGCTGCAGTACTCGCGCCGCACGTTGCGCTTCAACTTTCCGGCCCGCACCTCGCGCGGGGCCCTCACCGAGCACGCCGCCTGGTACCTGCACCTGACCGACACCACCCGGCCCGGCCTGCTGGGCCTGGGCGAAGCCGCCCCGCTGGCCGGCCTCAGCCCCGATTTCCGGCCCGACTTCGAGGCGCGCCTGCAGGCCCTGTGCGCCGCCTTCAACCAGCAGCGCTTCAGCCCCGACACCGACCTGGAGCCAGTGCTGGCGCTGGTGGAGCCCGAGTGGCCCGCCCTGCGCTTCGGCCTCGAAACCGCCCTGCTCGATTTGCACCACGGCGGCCGCCGCCAGCTGTTCAGCAACCCCTTCAGCCGCGGCGAGGCCGGCGTACCCATCAACGGCCTGGTCTGGATGGGCGACGCCGCCTTCATGCGCAGCCAGATCCGCAAGAAGCTCACCGAAGGCTATTCCTGTCTGAAACTTAAAATCGGCAGCCTCGACTTTGCCACCGAGCTGCAGCTGCTGGCCGAAATCAGGGCCGAGGCCGGGCCCGACGAGCTGACGCTGCGCGTGGATGCCAACGGCGCCTTCGCCCCGGCCGAGGCCCCCTCCAAGCTGGAGCAGCTGGCCCGCTACGCGCTGCACTCCATCGAGCAGCCCATTGCGGCCGGGCAGTGGGCGGCCATGGCCGAGGTGTGCCGTCACTCGCCGGTGCCGGTGGCACTGGATGAGGAGCTGATTGGTGTAACCGACCCCGCCCGGCAGGCCGAGATGCTGCACGAAATCCGGCCGGCGTATATTATCCTGAAGCCCACGCTGGTGGGTGGGCTGGCGGCCTCGTTGGCTTGGTGGCAGCTGGCCGAGGAGCAGGGCATCAGCTGGTGGCTGACCTCGGCCCTGGAATCCAATATCGGCCTGAACGCGGTGAGCCAGCTGGCCGGCGAGTATGCGCTGCCGGGCTTTCCGCAGGGGCTGGGCACGGGCCAGCTCTACCACAACAACCTGGCCGCGCCCCTGCACATCCGGGCCGGCGAGCTGACCTTCGATCCGGCCGGCTCCTGGGAGCTGCCGCAGGCGGGCCTGCTGGACTAA
- a CDS encoding aspartyl protease family protein produces MPARWFCFLLLLLRVAPAGVCLLLLLGAASGAVAQSSDLPFRLEKPGKQQVRLPFYFQRNLIIVEVKLNGAGPYNFLLDTGVATSIITDPSLTPLLRLRPGAEVYRVAGVGEEEPLEAHYADSIRVTLPGIVAPALPFLVLSADVLNLSGYVGMPIHGILGYDIFRSFVIEIEPNATQLVLHAPAGYQPRRGRRWTRVPLTLERRKPYLTVPVGLTDSLTLPLKLVLDTGAGHALSIETTSDPRLRVPEQRLRSQLGRGLSGAINGYLGRVRSLQLGRYQLQTLLTSFPEANSAALRTDVPRNGNIGFELLKRFDLVIDYSRREVWLRPNALYHDPFEHDMCGLELLATGQQYRNYIVMQIEDGSPAAMAGIQPKDELLSVNLQPAAAISLTELSRIFHSGNGRMLLLVLRRPDGELYTTQVRLQRKI; encoded by the coding sequence ATGCCCGCCCGCTGGTTCTGCTTCCTGCTGTTGCTGCTGCGTGTCGCGCCCGCGGGGGTGTGCCTGCTGCTGCTGCTGGGGGCTGCCTCCGGCGCCGTGGCCCAGTCCTCCGACCTGCCGTTTCGGCTGGAAAAGCCGGGCAAGCAGCAGGTGCGGCTGCCGTTCTACTTCCAGCGTAACCTCATTATCGTGGAGGTGAAGCTGAACGGGGCAGGGCCCTACAACTTCCTGCTCGATACCGGGGTGGCTACCTCCATCATCACCGACCCCAGCCTGACCCCGCTGCTGCGCCTGCGGCCCGGGGCCGAGGTGTACCGGGTGGCGGGGGTGGGCGAGGAGGAGCCGCTCGAAGCCCACTACGCCGACAGCATCCGCGTGACGCTGCCCGGCATTGTGGCGCCAGCGCTGCCGTTTCTGGTGCTTTCTGCCGATGTGCTGAACCTGTCAGGCTACGTGGGCATGCCCATTCACGGCATTCTGGGCTACGACATCTTCCGGAGCTTTGTCATCGAAATCGAGCCCAATGCCACCCAGCTGGTGCTGCACGCTCCGGCTGGCTACCAGCCCCGCCGCGGCCGCCGCTGGACGCGCGTACCCCTCACCCTGGAGCGCCGCAAGCCCTACCTGACCGTGCCTGTGGGCCTGACCGATTCGCTCACGCTGCCGCTCAAGCTGGTGCTCGATACCGGCGCCGGCCACGCCCTATCCATCGAAACCACCTCCGACCCAAGGTTGCGGGTGCCCGAGCAGCGGCTTCGCTCGCAGCTGGGGCGGGGCCTGAGTGGGGCCATCAACGGGTACCTGGGTCGGGTGCGGAGCCTGCAGTTGGGCCGCTACCAGCTGCAGACGCTGCTCACGTCGTTTCCGGAAGCCAACAGCGCCGCCCTGCGCACCGATGTGCCTCGCAACGGCAACATCGGGTTCGAGCTGCTCAAGCGCTTCGATCTGGTGATAGACTATTCGCGCCGCGAAGTGTGGCTGCGCCCCAATGCCCTCTACCACGACCCTTTCGAGCACGACATGTGCGGCCTAGAGCTGCTGGCTACCGGCCAGCAATACCGCAACTACATTGTGATGCAGATTGAGGACGGCTCGCCGGCAGCCATGGCTGGCATTCAGCCCAAAGACGAACTGCTTTCCGTGAACCTGCAGCCAGCCGCCGCCATCAGCCTCACCGAGCTTAGCCGCATCTTCCATTCTGGCAACGGCCGCATGCTGCTGCTGGTGCTCCGCCGCCCCGATGGCGAGCTGTACACCACCCAGGTACGGCTGCAGCGCAAGATCTAG
- the egtB gene encoding ergothioneine biosynthesis protein EgtB → MSTTLLAAPAAVSAASLAHRYQQVRQRTVLLCQPLLPEDTVVQPMIDVSPPKWHLAHVTWFFETFLLKAYLPGYSVYHPEYAFLFNSYYNSLGSRVNRADRGTLSRPALADVYSYRAHVDAQMARLLELADTLPDTFRELFELGLQHEQQHQELLATDIKYILSTSPLAPAYLPASVAPAAATAAPAVAWLPVPGGVSRIGYEGTGFCFDNEQAPHDVLTPDFELQNRLVTNGEYLAFMEAGGYQDFRYWLGEGWDLVQTQGWEAPLYWTLHEGQWHRFTHHGLQPVNMAAPVTHVSFYEADAYAHWAGARLPTEPEWEVAARYFGATPTHGTFLESNLLDPQPLPTDADPTRCHQLLGDAWEWTYSAYHPYPGYVRAAGALGEYNGKFMINQLVLRGGSCATPVSHIRLTYRNFFHADKRWQFTGIRLAR, encoded by the coding sequence ATGTCTACTACTCTCCTGGCTGCTCCCGCAGCTGTTTCCGCCGCTTCGCTGGCCCACCGCTACCAGCAGGTTCGCCAGCGCACCGTGCTGCTGTGCCAGCCGCTGCTGCCCGAAGACACGGTGGTGCAGCCTATGATTGATGTGAGCCCGCCCAAGTGGCATCTGGCCCACGTTACGTGGTTTTTTGAGACGTTTCTGCTGAAAGCCTACCTGCCCGGCTACAGCGTGTACCACCCCGAGTACGCCTTCCTGTTCAACTCCTACTACAACTCGCTGGGCTCGCGCGTAAACCGCGCTGACCGGGGCACCCTCTCCCGCCCCGCCCTGGCCGACGTGTACAGCTACCGCGCCCACGTAGACGCGCAGATGGCCCGCCTGCTGGAGCTGGCCGATACGCTGCCGGATACCTTCCGGGAGCTGTTTGAGCTGGGTTTGCAGCACGAGCAGCAGCACCAGGAGCTGCTGGCCACCGACATCAAATACATCCTGAGCACCAGCCCGCTGGCCCCGGCCTATCTGCCGGCTTCGGTCGCCCCGGCGGCCGCTACGGCCGCGCCGGCCGTGGCGTGGCTGCCGGTGCCGGGCGGCGTGTCGCGCATCGGCTACGAGGGCACGGGCTTCTGTTTTGACAATGAACAGGCGCCCCACGACGTGCTGACGCCCGATTTCGAGCTGCAGAACCGCCTCGTAACCAACGGCGAGTATCTGGCTTTCATGGAAGCCGGCGGCTACCAGGATTTCCGCTACTGGCTGGGCGAAGGCTGGGATTTGGTGCAGACTCAGGGCTGGGAAGCGCCGCTCTATTGGACGCTGCACGAGGGCCAATGGCACCGTTTCACGCACCACGGCCTGCAGCCTGTGAACATGGCCGCACCCGTCACGCACGTCAGCTTCTACGAGGCCGACGCCTACGCGCACTGGGCCGGGGCGCGCCTGCCTACCGAGCCCGAGTGGGAAGTGGCAGCCCGCTACTTTGGGGCCACGCCCACCCACGGCACCTTCCTGGAAAGCAACCTGCTCGACCCGCAGCCCCTGCCCACCGACGCCGACCCGACCCGCTGCCACCAGCTGCTCGGCGACGCCTGGGAGTGGACCTACTCGGCCTACCACCCCTACCCCGGCTACGTGCGCGCCGCCGGCGCGCTGGGCGAATACAACGGCAAGTTTATGATCAACCAACTGGTGCTGCGTGGGGGCTCCTGCGCCACGCCGGTCAGCCACATTCGCCTCACTTACCGCAACTTCTTCCACGCCGACAAGCGCTGGCAGTTCACGGGTATCCGGCTGGCCCGCTGA
- a CDS encoding KGG domain-containing protein, whose amino-acid sequence MPASVLTTSATTKSAQAQTAAEPKAKRPRGFASMDPEMQRRIASEGGKASHLSGRGHRFTSEEARAAGRKGGQATRRPQPEA is encoded by the coding sequence ATGCCAGCCTCCGTTCTAACAACTTCTGCCACGACTAAATCTGCCCAGGCCCAGACTGCCGCCGAACCAAAGGCCAAGCGCCCGCGCGGCTTCGCGTCTATGGACCCCGAGATGCAGCGCCGTATTGCCAGCGAAGGCGGTAAGGCTTCGCATCTGAGCGGCCGTGGGCATCGTTTCACCTCGGAAGAGGCCCGTGCTGCCGGCCGCAAAGGAGGCCAGGCCACCCGCCGGCCGCAGCCGGAAGCCTAA
- the egtD gene encoding L-histidine N(alpha)-methyltransferase yields MTSLSAAASPSFYASEQIGTDAAPVPQQAATPNQSLEALKKHVAEGLARTPKTLSSMYFYDDEGSRLFQQIMALPEYYPTRTEFALLTQNQEALAAALRPEDAQEPFFLLELGAGDGLKTKILLRHLLDTGASFTYVPVDISGAALDGLAASLRQELPALRVEPIVADYGASLRLMAARPGRKAVLFLGSNIGNFLPADRQAFLQELAAPLSPNDRLLLGFDLQKDPRFIRAAYDDTQGVTAAFNLNLLTRLNRELAADFDLASWQHYTDYDPLSGAIRSFLMPTQAQQVHFGALGRSFDFAAWEPIHTENSYKFTRPQISSLAADAGLAVAEFFTDDQQYFADVVLRLAV; encoded by the coding sequence ATGACCTCTCTTTCTGCTGCCGCCTCGCCTTCGTTCTACGCTTCCGAGCAAATCGGAACGGACGCCGCCCCGGTTCCCCAACAGGCCGCCACTCCCAACCAGTCCCTCGAAGCCCTGAAAAAGCACGTGGCCGAGGGGCTGGCGCGCACACCCAAAACGCTGTCGTCGATGTATTTCTACGACGATGAGGGCAGCCGCCTGTTTCAGCAGATCATGGCCCTGCCCGAGTACTACCCCACCCGCACCGAGTTTGCCCTCCTTACCCAGAACCAAGAAGCCTTGGCCGCGGCGCTGCGCCCTGAAGACGCCCAGGAGCCCTTTTTCCTGCTGGAGCTGGGCGCCGGCGACGGCCTGAAAACCAAGATTCTGCTGCGCCACCTGCTCGACACCGGCGCCTCATTCACCTACGTGCCCGTCGATATTTCGGGAGCAGCGCTGGATGGGCTGGCCGCCAGCCTGCGCCAGGAGCTGCCCGCGCTGCGCGTAGAGCCTATCGTGGCCGACTACGGGGCGTCCCTGCGCCTGATGGCGGCCCGCCCCGGCCGCAAGGCGGTGCTGTTTCTGGGCTCCAACATCGGCAACTTCCTGCCCGCCGACCGCCAGGCGTTTCTGCAGGAGCTGGCCGCGCCGCTTTCCCCCAACGACCGGCTGCTGCTGGGCTTCGACTTGCAGAAAGACCCGCGCTTTATCCGGGCTGCCTACGACGACACGCAGGGCGTGACGGCCGCCTTCAACCTGAACCTGCTCACGCGCCTCAACCGCGAACTGGCCGCCGACTTCGACTTGGCCAGCTGGCAGCACTACACCGACTACGACCCGCTGTCGGGTGCCATACGCTCGTTTCTGATGCCCACACAGGCGCAGCAGGTGCATTTCGGGGCCTTGGGCCGCAGCTTCGATTTTGCTGCCTGGGAGCCGATTCATACCGAAAACTCCTACAAGTTCACCCGCCCGCAGATCAGCAGCCTCGCCGCCGATGCCGGTCTGGCCGTAGCCGAGTTCTTCACCGACGATCAACAGTATTTCGCTGACGTGGTGTTGCGCCTGGCAGTATAA
- a CDS encoding pyridoxal phosphate-dependent aminotransferase, which yields MPASSDLPLISLASGYGNFSLPEPVAKHVQRALTRLPLPTSPTEGLPELRQALARRYQAQGATVAEESIVVTPGTKAALFLLLATVLRPGDEVLLLTPNWFGFRALIQQAGATLRELPLSPSDDYRIQPETLQAAIGPRTRLLLFTNPNNPTGRVYTRPELAALLAVTQQHPQLLVLADEIYDGIRFGPEPVPTLLSFPDPLGQHLVVNGFSKSLALLNWNMGYLVAPPAVAQACITRQFATGGAVATLSQLAALAATEATPGITEKLQANLQPSRHLLLDFLANLPAALPHLPLGTYYAFPDLRAFLDPALPPEQSSADLVARLRTAGVDVVDGATCGAPGFVRLSYAVPEPDLREAIRRMAQVLR from the coding sequence ATGCCTGCTTCCTCCGATTTGCCGCTGATCAGCCTGGCTTCCGGCTACGGCAATTTTTCCCTGCCCGAGCCGGTAGCAAAGCATGTGCAACGGGCCCTCACCCGGTTGCCGCTGCCGACCAGCCCCACCGAGGGCCTGCCGGAGCTGCGGCAGGCGCTGGCCCGCCGCTACCAAGCGCAGGGCGCCACCGTGGCTGAGGAAAGCATCGTAGTTACGCCCGGCACGAAAGCCGCGCTGTTTCTGCTGCTGGCCACGGTGCTGCGGCCCGGTGACGAGGTGCTGCTGCTCACGCCCAACTGGTTCGGCTTCCGCGCCCTGATTCAGCAAGCCGGCGCCACCCTGCGCGAGCTGCCCCTGAGCCCATCCGACGATTACCGAATCCAGCCGGAGACGCTGCAAGCCGCCATCGGGCCGCGCACGCGCCTGCTGCTGTTCACCAACCCCAACAACCCCACGGGCCGCGTGTACACCCGGCCGGAGCTGGCGGCGCTGCTGGCCGTTACGCAGCAGCACCCGCAGCTGCTGGTTTTGGCCGACGAGATTTACGACGGCATCCGGTTCGGGCCCGAGCCGGTGCCGACGCTGCTTTCCTTCCCCGACCCGCTGGGGCAGCATCTGGTGGTAAACGGATTTTCCAAGTCGCTGGCGCTGCTGAACTGGAACATGGGCTACCTGGTGGCGCCGCCGGCGGTGGCGCAGGCCTGCATAACGCGGCAGTTTGCCACCGGCGGGGCCGTGGCCACGCTCAGCCAGCTGGCCGCGCTGGCCGCCACCGAGGCCACGCCTGGCATCACAGAAAAGCTGCAAGCCAACCTGCAACCTAGCCGCCATCTGCTCCTCGACTTCCTAGCGAATCTTCCCGCCGCGCTGCCGCATCTGCCGCTGGGCACCTACTACGCCTTCCCCGATTTGCGCGCCTTCCTGGATCCTGCCCTGCCGCCCGAGCAATCTTCAGCGGATTTGGTGGCACGCCTGCGCACCGCGGGGGTGGACGTAGTGGACGGGGCCACCTGCGGCGCGCCGGGCTTCGTGCGGCTGTCGTATGCCGTGCCGGAGCCGGATTTGCGGGAAGCCATCCGGCGCATGGCGCAGGTGTTGCGCTAG